Below is a window of Thermoplasmata archaeon DNA.
TATAAAAAAAATTATAACCCATGAAGGCATATGGGAATTGGGATAAAAATGCGACAGGAAGTCAAAGTGATAAGAGACCCTGAAACAATAGAGGTTGCACTTGAAGAGACCCGCAGGAAAATTCTATCGCTGCTCTCTGTGAATAACATGACTGTGTCCCAGCTTGTGGACATTCTTGAGAAAGACCAATCCACAATTTATAGGCACATAGAGAAATTATTGTCTGCGGGGCTTATTTATGTGGCTGGTGAGCGAAAAAAGAGCCATATCCCTGAAAAAGTTTATGCAAGAACTGCTAGCGTTTTCCTCCTCTCACCCGACCTTGAGGAAAAGAAGGAAAGTCATGTTCATCTTGAATTCAGAAAGCACCAAGCAGAAAATCTGGCCAAAATCTTCTATGGGATGGGAATTATGAAGAGATTGGACGGGGAGGCAGGGGAGAGACTTCTCCGTTTTATCGAGCGAAGCGAGATTCAGATTGCCCAGTTATTAGAAAAAATCCCCCCCGATATTTCGCTTTCACCCCAAGGAGCATGGCGTCTGAAGACCATTCTAATCCTTTACGCAATCATGCATGATAGAAATTTTCATGAGGAAACGATGAAGTTTTTTGAGGAGAATTTTGTTTAGAGTTTTGAAAGCACTTTCCAGATTCTTTGCCTTGCCTCATTCAGCACTGCGTTGTTATCATACCCCTCAACTTCCAGATTTTCTCCATTCTTCAACATCTCCAGCATTTTCGGGATAGCCCTCACCACATTGTCAACTATGGTCACATCAGCACTTCTTGCCGTTCTAGAAAGCGGATTGAGGTCAAGCGCAATTACAAACTTTCCCATCTTTTTCAATGCCTCAACTCTGTCTCCATCTTCCAGTGGAACAAACACAACATCTGCGGCATACATTCCTTCCCTAGAACAGAGAGCCCTCGCATGCTCCAACCCTGGAATGCTTGCATCTGGATTAACACCATAAATTTCAACCGCTCCTGCCTCCCTCAATTTCTCAGCAATTTTCTGCACCCTTGCCTCCGTGCGATAGAAAAGATTGATTTCCAGCTTGGAATTTGTAGCTTTAGCCAGTTCCACAACTTCCTTGGGACAAAGCGCACATACATTCCCGTTAACCGATATTACAGAATTTTTCGCCCTCTTCATCCTGTGAAGGGCATACTTCATGGCGAGGATTGCAAATGGCTGGGTGCTCTCACCAATAAGATAGTCGAATGCTTCACCTCTCCCATGGGCAAGCAACCCAGCATCGGCAACCACTCCCTCCTTCCAGCCCTCTATTATCTTCTCTCTTAGGAGGAGCGAGACATACCTTGGATGGCTCTTTGGGATTTGCATGGGAAATGGAAGGATGGAGAGATATATTAAGGCTACCATCAAGGCGACGCTTCCAGCTCCCCTATCAATTTCTTCCCATGTTTCTCAAAATATTTTTTCACGATTGCAAAGTTTCTTCTATTACCCAGCTGAAGCAAAGCCCTCTGGACTGCTCTCTCCTCTCCCTTTGGCACATACACTTTCTTGCCTGTGTAAGGGTCAAAGCCAGTATAGTAAATGCAGGTTGAAAGTGTGCCTGGCGTGGGCGTGAACTCCTGCACCTGCTCTATGAAAAAGCCAAGTTTCTTTATGAATTTAGCAAGGGACAACATGTGCTTTAACTCACAGCCAGGATGAGAGGCCATAAAGTACGGAACAATGTATAGTCTTTTTCCAATTTTAGTTGTTATTCCTTCAAACACCTTGAGAAAGTCCTCAAATTTTTTTCCATCTGGCTTCCGCATCACATCCGTGACTTCCTTTTCTATATGCTCAGGTGCAATTTTTAGCTGTCCACTGATGTGGTATCTGCAGAGTTCCTCAATGTATTGCCTATCTTCAAGGGCAAGGTCAAATCTGATGCCCGACTGAACGAAAACATGCTTTACAGCAGGAAGATTCCGAAGCTTCTTTAATAGTTGAATCTGAGGTCCGTGGCGGGTATCAAGATTCTGGCAAATTGTGGGATACAAACACGAACGCTGACAAGAGATAGCTTTCTCTCCATTCCTGCACTTCATCCCATACATGTTTGCAGATGGCCCTCCTACATCCACTATTGTGCCACGGAATTCCCTGTGGGAAGCAAGTGCACGTGCTTCTGCAATTATTGATGCTTCGCTTCTGGATACCACCAGCTTTCCCTGATGAAAGGCAATAGCACAGAAAGCACAATTGCCAAAACAACCTCTATGGCTCACTATTGAGAATTTTGCGGTTTTTTCTGCTGGAATCTGATGTTTTCCATAACATGGATGCTTGTTTCTGGTGAATGGCAAAGAATACACCCAGTCCAGTTCTTCCTGACTCAAAGGACGCATTGGTGGATTTTGCACAACCCATGTTTTGCTCTGTTGCTGGGCTAATTTTTTTGCACTAGGATAATTGTTTTTCATTATTGTCACGAATGCCTCTGCATATCTCTGCTTTGAATTTGCCACTTCCTCAAAAGAGGGAAGCTCTAGTGCATCCGCAGGTTTTTCCATAGTTTTGCGTACAGTGCCTGGAACCTCTGTAATCGTGTCAACTTTATTGCCACTTTCAAACTGCATGGCAATCTCCACCGCCTGCAATTCACCCATACCATACACGAGCAGGTCTGTATGTGCATCTGCAAGCACGCTCTGTCTAACACAGTCATCCCAGTAGTCATAGTGCGCAAATCTCCGCAAACTTGCTTCTATGCCTCCAAGCACAATTGGCACATTCTTCCAGACCTTCCTTATTGCATGAGCATAAACAATTGTAGCTCTGTCTGGCCTCTTACCAGCCACTCCATTAGGGGAATAATCATCCACCTGCCGCTTCCG
It encodes the following:
- a CDS encoding transcriptional regulator — translated: MRQEVKVIRDPETIEVALEETRRKILSLLSVNNMTVSQLVDILEKDQSTIYRHIEKLLSAGLIYVAGERKKSHIPEKVYARTASVFLLSPDLEEKKESHVHLEFRKHQAENLAKIFYGMGIMKRLDGEAGERLLRFIERSEIQIAQLLEKIPPDISLSPQGAWRLKTILILYAIMHDRNFHEETMKFFEENFV
- a CDS encoding 4-phosphopantoate--beta-alanine ligase; amino-acid sequence: MQIPKSHPRYVSLLLREKIIEGWKEGVVADAGLLAHGRGEAFDYLIGESTQPFAILAMKYALHRMKRAKNSVISVNGNVCALCPKEVVELAKATNSKLEINLFYRTEARVQKIAEKLREAGAVEIYGVNPDASIPGLEHARALCSREGMYAADVVFVPLEDGDRVEALKKMGKFVIALDLNPLSRTARSADVTIVDNVVRAIPKMLEMLKNGENLEVEGYDNNAVLNEARQRIWKVLSKL
- a CDS encoding YgiQ family radical SAM protein — its product is MTTILAELINSRKLPQPKYLPVSSEEARKCYGSEELDVILVTGDAYVDQPSFGVAIIGRVLVAHGYKVGIIPQPDWRNIEDFEKLGKPRLFFGVTAGCTDSMVSNYSPSRRKRQVDDYSPNGVAGKRPDRATIVYAHAIRKVWKNVPIVLGGIEASLRRFAHYDYWDDCVRQSVLADAHTDLLVYGMGELQAVEIAMQFESGNKVDTITEVPGTVRKTMEKPADALELPSFEEVANSKQRYAEAFVTIMKNNYPSAKKLAQQQSKTWVVQNPPMRPLSQEELDWVYSLPFTRNKHPCYGKHQIPAEKTAKFSIVSHRGCFGNCAFCAIAFHQGKLVVSRSEASIIAEARALASHREFRGTIVDVGGPSANMYGMKCRNGEKAISCQRSCLYPTICQNLDTRHGPQIQLLKKLRNLPAVKHVFVQSGIRFDLALEDRQYIEELCRYHISGQLKIAPEHIEKEVTDVMRKPDGKKFEDFLKVFEGITTKIGKRLYIVPYFMASHPGCELKHMLSLAKFIKKLGFFIEQVQEFTPTPGTLSTCIYYTGFDPYTGKKVYVPKGEERAVQRALLQLGNRRNFAIVKKYFEKHGKKLIGELEASP